The Armatimonadota bacterium genome window below encodes:
- a CDS encoding DEAD/DEAH box helicase family protein: MGSRTIAQLIINSPYDVPSQHYRHDPSTRLFSLAEGRRPAGYVVATPGSRRFDDPGIFVPLPLVEQIRPRVKAWREAGYSGVTGITRRLLEHWHDLQARDSDCTFFFCQLDAMETLIWLIEAPESEKVGIEIPSDGGEFRRLCSKLATGTGKTVVMAMLIAWQVLNKVTYPQDTRFSRHVLVVAPGLTVRRRLEVLQPSGRNNFYGEFEIVPQGLVDKLRQGKVLIRNWHKLDWETEAQASKRRSVDKRGVKSLEAYARDVLGELANCRNLLVINDEAHHAWRIPAESKVKGVKKDEIEEATKWVGGLDRIHKARGILACFDFSATPFAPSGKKSDDQALFDWVVSDFGLWDAIESGLVKTPRMVVRSDGELDPQYKSKLYHIYKDSEVQDNLNKPAQEHETLPSLVTNAYYLLGKDWLETAETWRERGFQTPPVMITVANRTETAARIKYAFDHNAVLIEELCAPDKTLHIDSKVLAMAESQEEPVTVTPDDSDSDEEPENGKKLTKKELAESLRQCVDTVGKVGRPGEQIQNVISVGMLSEGWDAKTVTQIMGLRAFSSQLLCEQVVGRGLRRTSYEVNPETGRFEAEHVNIFGIPFTFLPHEEIGGPPPPPPPPKTPIEPDTKKRQYEISFPNIIRIDHTFKPVLTLDMDAVAPLAIDAFTTITHAELAAVLEGKPHIGDMTEIELAELGRKFRIQRIAFETAARVYDQVNPTWTGSREYLLAQVIRLVERFLASDKVRITPELFYHDPLKRRILLTLNMGKVVEHVFHDIRSQNTESIVPVFDQDYPIRSTDDMRTWYTGKPNEFTLRSHINRCVYDSTWEASEAFHLDHSPQVDAWVKNDHLGFEVYYTFEGVVHKYRPDFIIRLVTGVHLVLEVKGQDSQKDRVKRQYLAEWVQAVNQDGRFGRWAWDVSHYPSDVPDLIQKAVNL, translated from the coding sequence ATGGGCAGCCGGACGATAGCACAGCTTATCATCAACTCGCCGTATGACGTACCCAGCCAGCACTACAGGCATGACCCCTCCACACGGCTCTTCTCGCTTGCGGAGGGCAGGCGTCCGGCTGGATACGTGGTCGCCACTCCGGGTTCACGCCGGTTCGATGACCCAGGAATCTTCGTGCCTCTGCCGCTGGTGGAGCAGATTCGCCCACGTGTGAAGGCATGGCGAGAGGCGGGATACTCCGGCGTCACCGGCATAACCCGCCGTCTGCTCGAACACTGGCACGACCTCCAGGCCCGGGACAGTGACTGCACGTTCTTCTTCTGCCAGTTGGACGCCATGGAAACGCTGATATGGCTCATCGAAGCCCCGGAGTCGGAGAAGGTCGGAATCGAGATTCCTTCCGACGGTGGGGAGTTCCGGCGTCTCTGCTCCAAGCTCGCCACTGGCACGGGGAAGACCGTCGTCATGGCGATGCTGATAGCATGGCAGGTCTTGAACAAGGTCACGTATCCCCAGGATACGCGGTTCTCCAGGCATGTGCTTGTTGTCGCCCCCGGACTGACAGTGAGACGCCGTCTTGAGGTACTGCAGCCGAGCGGCAGGAACAACTTCTATGGGGAGTTCGAGATTGTACCGCAGGGACTGGTAGACAAGCTCAGGCAGGGCAAGGTGCTCATCCGTAACTGGCACAAGCTCGACTGGGAGACCGAAGCGCAGGCATCGAAGAGGCGGAGCGTTGACAAGCGGGGAGTCAAGTCCCTGGAAGCGTATGCGCGGGATGTCCTCGGGGAGCTTGCCAACTGCCGAAACCTGCTGGTGATAAACGACGAGGCTCACCACGCATGGAGAATCCCGGCAGAGTCTAAGGTCAAAGGCGTCAAGAAGGACGAAATCGAGGAAGCTACCAAGTGGGTCGGCGGTCTGGACCGGATACACAAGGCACGGGGTATCCTCGCCTGCTTTGACTTCTCAGCGACTCCCTTCGCTCCCTCCGGCAAGAAGAGCGATGACCAGGCTCTCTTCGACTGGGTTGTCAGCGACTTCGGGCTTTGGGATGCTATCGAGTCGGGATTGGTGAAGACTCCCAGAATGGTTGTTCGCAGTGACGGAGAGCTTGACCCGCAGTACAAGTCCAAGCTCTACCATATCTACAAAGACTCCGAGGTGCAGGATAACCTGAACAAACCGGCGCAGGAGCACGAGACGCTTCCAAGCCTGGTGACCAATGCCTACTACCTTCTCGGCAAGGACTGGTTGGAGACGGCTGAGACGTGGAGGGAACGCGGGTTCCAGACTCCGCCTGTAATGATAACCGTAGCCAACCGGACAGAGACGGCAGCACGGATTAAGTACGCCTTTGACCACAACGCGGTTCTCATCGAGGAGCTTTGCGCTCCTGACAAGACCCTGCACATAGACTCCAAGGTACTTGCTATGGCCGAATCCCAGGAGGAGCCGGTCACGGTCACCCCGGACGATAGCGATTCCGACGAAGAACCGGAGAACGGGAAAAAGCTGACGAAGAAGGAGCTTGCGGAGAGTCTGAGGCAGTGCGTTGACACGGTAGGAAAAGTCGGCAGGCCGGGCGAGCAGATTCAGAACGTCATATCGGTCGGTATGCTTTCGGAAGGTTGGGACGCGAAGACGGTCACTCAGATAATGGGTCTCCGTGCCTTCTCAAGCCAGCTTCTCTGCGAGCAGGTGGTGGGGAGAGGTCTGCGCCGCACGTCGTATGAGGTCAACCCTGAGACCGGCAGGTTCGAGGCCGAGCACGTCAATATCTTCGGGATTCCGTTCACCTTCCTGCCGCATGAGGAAATCGGAGGTCCGCCTCCACCGCCTCCACCGCCAAAGACTCCCATCGAACCGGACACCAAGAAGCGGCAGTACGAAATCAGCTTCCCGAACATCATCCGCATTGACCACACCTTTAAGCCGGTTCTGACCCTCGATATGGATGCCGTAGCGCCATTGGCGATTGACGCCTTTACCACCATTACGCACGCGGAACTGGCCGCCGTCCTTGAGGGTAAGCCGCATATCGGCGACATGACGGAAATCGAGCTTGCCGAACTCGGCAGGAAGTTCAGAATCCAGAGAATCGCCTTTGAGACTGCGGCAAGGGTATACGACCAGGTGAACCCCACATGGACCGGCAGCAGGGAGTATCTCCTCGCGCAGGTCATACGGCTCGTGGAGAGGTTCCTTGCTTCTGATAAGGTGCGGATTACCCCTGAGTTGTTCTACCATGACCCTTTGAAGAGGCGGATACTGCTCACGCTGAACATGGGCAAGGTGGTGGAGCATGTATTCCATGACATTCGCTCCCAGAACACGGAGAGCATAGTCCCCGTCTTCGACCAGGACTACCCAATCCGCTCCACCGACGATATGCGGACCTGGTATACCGGCAAGCCGAACGAGTTCACCCTGCGGTCGCATATTAACCGCTGTGTCTATGACAGCACATGGGAAGCGAGCGAAGCCTTCCACCTTGACCACAGCCCGCAGGTTGACGCATGGGTGAAGAATGACCACCTCGGCTTCGAGGTCTACTACACCTTCGAGGGAGTGGTCCACAAGTACCGCCCGGACTTCATCATCAGGCTCGTCACCGGAGTCCACCTCGTCCTTGAGGTGAAGGGGCAGGACAGCCAGAAGGACAGGGTGAAGCGGCAGTACCTTGCGGAATGGGTGCAGGCGGTCAACCAGGACGGCCGGTTCGGAAGGTGGGCATGGGATGTGTCCCACTACCCCTCCGACGTGCCGGACCTGATTCAGAAGGCGGTGAACTTGTGA
- a CDS encoding site-specific DNA-methyltransferase produces MPKRSIEQYDHKDKERVNNPPVGLVDDKNDPDGGKKVYAYDPHIDPALQFDSQRSEVERIIDDGLAADTTDPEEAVEALKTARKALLDLKKRQEPYLNWAGKAERTTFEVDTVSLHVHERIDPRTIIEAVRKKPEPNAQPSLFETPTENLPIRKAIEFYKHSHQWSNRLIAGDSLLVMNSLLEKEGLGGQVQMVYIDPPYGITYGSNFQPFINKREVKDGKDEDLTQEPEMLKAFRDTWELGIHSYMTYLRDRLWLTRELLSESGSVFVQISDGNIHRVRCIMDEVFGAGCFVALIAFATTTGQTSGFLANPTDYLLWYGRNREQLKFRRGFQMKQVLRDGGTGYRFALLPDGTTATLREEDLDDPGFDRRARPFMLGDMTSQRQGRPSGPGTAMHFAVEHDGRTFFPTGNRGWSTTAEGIPRLQKAGRCHASESLLLYVRFLDDFPCVPITADWRDTASGFMRDKMYVVQTNSKVIQRCMLLATDPGDLVFDPTCGSGTTAYVAEQWGRRWITCDSSRVSIALAKQRLMVQPFDYYELARPEEGVGSGFKYKTVPHITLKSIANNEEIDRIHERQHPAIETALKELNAVAGLSLEEWEVPFQIPEDWPEGTREPFERFRKLKREMQTKMDQSIQKNAEPETLYDQPIIEKSKLRVTGPFTLEAVPAPAVKALSEVGSPAPEGVEADQSVARSGETLRQAEWRDELLKTGIRGKGGQTIQFSRVEPIPGARWLHAEAETKEETPQKVVISFGPEHAPLEQRQVSLALDEFQNTWPKPKIVVFAAFQFDPEAAKDIDETKWTGVTLLKAQMSTDLLTEDLKKKRASNESFWLIGQPDVRLEQIKDGEHEGKYQVEVAGFDYYNTRTGQVESGGTERIAVWLLDTDYDGRSLFARQVFFPMAGEKDGWSKLAKTLKAEIDPELIEAYRGTLSLPFDPGDYRKVAVKIVDDRGIESLRIIEVE; encoded by the coding sequence ATGCCAAAGAGGTCCATCGAGCAGTACGACCACAAGGACAAGGAACGCGTCAACAATCCCCCGGTCGGTCTGGTGGATGACAAGAACGACCCGGACGGCGGGAAGAAGGTATATGCCTATGACCCACACATTGACCCCGCCCTCCAGTTCGACTCCCAGCGGAGCGAAGTCGAGCGAATCATTGACGACGGGTTGGCCGCCGATACCACCGACCCGGAAGAAGCAGTGGAGGCTCTGAAGACCGCACGGAAGGCGCTACTGGACCTGAAGAAGCGGCAGGAACCCTACCTCAATTGGGCAGGGAAGGCCGAGCGGACCACCTTCGAGGTGGATACCGTCTCCCTGCACGTCCACGAGCGCATTGACCCCCGGACCATCATCGAAGCCGTTCGCAAGAAGCCCGAGCCGAATGCTCAGCCGTCACTGTTCGAGACTCCCACCGAGAACCTGCCGATACGGAAGGCCATTGAGTTCTACAAACATTCCCACCAGTGGTCAAACCGCCTCATAGCCGGTGACAGCCTGCTCGTGATGAACTCCCTGCTGGAGAAGGAGGGGCTTGGCGGTCAGGTGCAGATGGTCTACATAGACCCGCCCTACGGTATCACCTACGGCAGCAACTTCCAGCCGTTCATCAACAAGCGGGAAGTAAAGGACGGCAAAGATGAGGATTTGACCCAGGAGCCGGAGATGCTGAAAGCCTTCCGCGATACCTGGGAGCTTGGGATTCACTCCTACATGACATACCTGCGAGACAGGCTCTGGCTTACAAGGGAACTCCTTTCCGAGAGCGGGAGCGTCTTCGTGCAAATATCGGATGGGAACATACACCGCGTCAGATGCATAATGGATGAGGTGTTTGGGGCTGGTTGCTTTGTCGCTCTGATTGCCTTCGCAACCACAACAGGTCAGACCTCGGGTTTCCTTGCGAATCCGACCGACTATCTCCTCTGGTACGGCAGGAACCGTGAGCAGTTGAAGTTTCGCCGGGGGTTTCAGATGAAACAGGTATTGCGCGACGGCGGAACCGGGTACAGGTTTGCGCTACTACCCGACGGAACGACAGCTACTCTCCGAGAGGAAGACCTGGACGACCCTGGGTTCGACCGTAGAGCTCGCCCGTTTATGCTCGGAGATATGACTTCTCAACGCCAGGGGAGACCATCGGGACCAGGTACCGCTATGCACTTTGCTGTCGAGCACGACGGACGGACATTCTTCCCTACAGGCAATCGGGGATGGTCAACGACCGCAGAAGGAATACCACGTCTCCAGAAAGCAGGCCGATGCCATGCATCTGAGAGCCTGTTGCTCTATGTGAGATTCTTGGACGATTTCCCTTGCGTGCCCATAACCGCAGACTGGCGAGATACTGCCAGTGGTTTCATGCGTGACAAGATGTACGTAGTTCAGACTAACTCCAAAGTCATCCAGCGGTGCATGCTGCTAGCTACCGACCCCGGTGACCTCGTGTTCGACCCCACATGTGGCTCGGGAACGACCGCATACGTTGCGGAGCAGTGGGGACGGCGGTGGATAACCTGCGATAGCTCCCGCGTGTCCATCGCCCTCGCAAAGCAGAGGCTAATGGTGCAGCCTTTCGACTACTACGAGCTTGCCCGCCCGGAGGAAGGAGTGGGGAGCGGGTTCAAGTACAAGACCGTGCCGCACATAACCCTGAAGTCTATCGCCAACAACGAGGAGATTGACCGCATCCATGAGCGTCAGCATCCGGCGATAGAAACGGCATTGAAAGAGCTTAATGCGGTCGCTGGGTTGTCGTTGGAGGAGTGGGAAGTCCCCTTCCAGATTCCTGAGGACTGGCCGGAAGGGACAAGAGAACCGTTCGAGAGATTCCGAAAGCTCAAGCGGGAGATGCAGACGAAGATGGACCAGAGCATTCAGAAGAATGCCGAGCCTGAGACCCTCTACGACCAGCCCATAATCGAGAAGTCAAAGCTCCGGGTCACAGGTCCGTTCACCCTTGAAGCGGTCCCTGCACCGGCGGTGAAGGCTCTCTCCGAGGTGGGTTCCCCCGCACCGGAAGGCGTGGAGGCGGACCAGTCGGTCGCCCGCTCCGGGGAGACGCTCCGGCAGGCGGAATGGCGTGACGAGCTTCTCAAGACAGGCATCAGGGGCAAGGGCGGGCAGACGATTCAGTTCTCCCGCGTCGAGCCGATTCCCGGCGCTCGATGGCTTCACGCGGAGGCGGAGACGAAGGAAGAGACACCTCAGAAGGTCGTTATCTCCTTCGGACCCGAACATGCCCCGCTAGAGCAGAGGCAGGTGTCCCTCGCGCTCGATGAATTCCAGAACACATGGCCGAAGCCGAAGATAGTGGTCTTCGCCGCCTTCCAGTTCGACCCGGAAGCCGCCAAGGACATAGACGAAACCAAGTGGACCGGCGTGACCCTCCTCAAGGCGCAGATGAGCACCGACCTCCTGACGGAAGACTTGAAGAAGAAACGCGCCAGCAATGAGAGCTTCTGGCTCATCGGTCAGCCGGATGTCAGACTTGAGCAAATCAAAGACGGAGAGCATGAGGGCAAGTATCAGGTGGAGGTCGCCGGTTTCGACTACTACAATACCAGGACCGGGCAGGTGGAGTCCGGCGGCACGGAGAGAATCGCGGTCTGGCTTCTCGATACGGACTATGACGGCAGGAGTCTCTTCGCCCGACAGGTCTTCTTCCCGATGGCAGGCGAGAAGGACGGATGGTCGAAGCTCGCAAAGACACTCAAGGCGGAGATAGACCCGGAGCTTATCGAGGCATACAGGGGAACGTTATCACTCCCCTTCGACCCCGGCGATTACAGGAAGGTCGCCGTGAAGATAGTGGATGACCGGGGTATCGAGAGCCTACGCATCATCGAGGTGGAGTGA
- a CDS encoding excisionase family DNA-binding protein, which translates to MQSGSSETVGVREAGARLGVGRCTVYKLAATGWLGPVRVLRVGRQLRVPLRELDRALGIRDKEEEVV; encoded by the coding sequence ATGCAGAGTGGTAGTAGCGAGACGGTGGGCGTCCGCGAGGCTGGCGCAAGGCTAGGCGTTGGGCGATGCACGGTCTACAAGCTCGCGGCGACGGGTTGGCTCGGTCCGGTTCGGGTTCTTCGAGTCGGGCGGCAATTGCGCGTTCCCCTGCGGGAACTCGACCGGGCTCTCGGGATTCGCGATAAGGAGGAGGAGGTGGTGTGA
- a CDS encoding AAA family ATPase, whose translation MTTTRTVSADEQEVRRTVDLLLEPGEVVELRALDVRRGGNGFRFTASGYFDDREKLVEEAVKLSQRAKGVYLVPNVKPELLARASNRVRECGKGDSCTSDDDTLPRRKWFFVDCDPVRPSGISSTDRERDAAGEKAQEVWSTLLDLGFPDPAIYASSGNGRHLLYRVDLPADDGGLLRQCLEALDFRFGDDRVTVDTSVHNRARPLRFYGTVNRKGDDVPDRPHRVSRIEWTPPDGAEVVRVSALEELARWLPQEEPSPTKRTASGKAFDLDGWIQEHGVPVGPPSDWKGGRKWVFPVCPWDSAHSNRSAFILQFPSGGISAGCLHNGCRGMEWRDLRLIYEPDAYEHEHGDSIPCTGAGNMGEAASEVVSSMSSTLTHKDLVTGELPPVPWLVEGLIPKGGLCLLAGDSGVGKSWLGFHLGQTVASELPFLGKFPVEKGAVLYLDAESGENLIRRRFKKLWKGLEEANPDLDPDIPFSVLLSAVDLDADGLQALTERIRRECIRLVVLDPMIHFGSADENDSRAMASFLEGIRQVSRDTGAAFLLVHHVRKESRLASNAPGQMIRGSSAIRAVMDSVLYVRRLNDGKLQVEHDKSRQAEAVPRFLVEVTDPDEETTSISYAGESGTAESRRELAEEAILRTIADTGGTAKRQLIVEQCKAEGVSEKTVNNTLSALVEASRLTKVQRGKPVFYSLPETSNKKAPMLEEEW comes from the coding sequence ATGACGACGACCAGGACGGTATCGGCAGACGAGCAGGAGGTCCGCAGGACGGTGGACCTCCTCCTCGAACCCGGGGAGGTCGTCGAGCTTCGGGCGTTGGATGTGAGGCGAGGAGGGAACGGGTTCCGGTTCACCGCCTCGGGGTACTTCGACGACCGGGAGAAGCTGGTCGAGGAAGCGGTGAAGCTGTCCCAGAGGGCGAAGGGCGTCTACCTCGTTCCCAATGTCAAGCCGGAACTGTTGGCGCGGGCGAGCAACCGCGTGCGGGAGTGCGGCAAGGGTGACTCCTGCACGTCCGACGACGATACTCTCCCCCGGCGGAAGTGGTTCTTTGTTGACTGCGACCCGGTTCGACCGTCCGGCATATCCTCGACCGACCGGGAGCGCGATGCGGCGGGAGAGAAGGCGCAAGAGGTATGGTCTACGCTACTCGACCTCGGATTCCCCGACCCGGCGATATACGCTTCGAGCGGGAACGGAAGGCATCTTCTGTATCGCGTTGACCTTCCCGCCGATGATGGCGGACTGCTGAGGCAGTGTCTGGAAGCGTTGGACTTCCGATTCGGTGACGACCGGGTGACGGTAGACACATCGGTACACAACAGGGCGCGGCCCCTGCGGTTTTACGGCACTGTGAACCGCAAGGGAGACGACGTGCCCGACCGACCGCACAGGGTCTCCCGGATAGAGTGGACCCCGCCGGACGGCGCGGAGGTCGTTCGGGTCTCCGCCCTGGAGGAGCTTGCGCGTTGGCTCCCGCAGGAAGAACCTTCGCCGACGAAGCGCACGGCATCCGGGAAGGCGTTCGACCTCGACGGATGGATACAGGAGCACGGCGTCCCCGTCGGTCCTCCGTCGGACTGGAAGGGCGGGAGGAAGTGGGTCTTCCCGGTATGCCCGTGGGACTCGGCACACAGCAACCGAAGCGCGTTCATCCTTCAGTTCCCGTCGGGGGGGATTTCGGCGGGGTGTCTCCACAACGGCTGTCGGGGCATGGAGTGGAGGGACCTGCGGCTCATCTATGAACCGGACGCATACGAGCATGAGCACGGGGACTCTATTCCCTGCACCGGTGCAGGGAATATGGGCGAGGCGGCGTCTGAGGTGGTCTCCTCGATGTCCTCGACGTTGACTCACAAAGACCTCGTGACGGGCGAACTTCCGCCCGTTCCCTGGTTGGTCGAGGGTCTGATACCGAAGGGCGGTCTCTGCCTGTTGGCGGGTGATTCCGGCGTCGGGAAGTCCTGGCTAGGATTTCATCTCGGGCAGACAGTCGCAAGCGAGCTTCCCTTCCTCGGGAAGTTTCCGGTCGAGAAGGGAGCGGTCCTCTACCTCGACGCCGAATCGGGCGAGAACCTCATCCGGCGGAGGTTCAAGAAACTGTGGAAGGGTCTGGAGGAAGCGAATCCGGACCTCGACCCGGACATACCTTTCAGCGTTCTGTTGTCGGCGGTGGACCTCGACGCTGACGGCCTCCAGGCGTTGACCGAGCGGATACGCCGGGAGTGCATCCGCCTGGTCGTGCTCGACCCGATGATACACTTCGGCTCCGCCGACGAGAACGACTCCAGAGCTATGGCATCCTTCCTCGAAGGCATCCGGCAGGTATCGCGGGATACGGGAGCGGCGTTCCTGCTGGTGCATCACGTCCGCAAGGAGAGCCGACTTGCGAGCAACGCGCCGGGTCAGATGATTCGAGGCTCATCCGCCATAAGAGCGGTGATGGATTCCGTCCTCTACGTCCGCAGGTTGAACGACGGGAAGCTCCAGGTCGAGCACGACAAGAGCAGACAGGCGGAGGCGGTCCCCCGCTTCCTGGTCGAAGTGACCGACCCCGACGAGGAGACGACCTCCATCAGCTATGCGGGTGAATCGGGCACGGCGGAGAGCCGTCGGGAGCTTGCCGAGGAAGCGATACTGCGGACCATTGCGGACACGGGTGGAACGGCGAAACGTCAACTGATAGTCGAGCAGTGCAAGGCGGAAGGGGTCTCGGAGAAGACCGTCAATAATACGCTTTCGGCACTGGTCGAAGCGTCACGGCTGACCAAGGTTCAACGAGGTAAACCCGTGTTCTACTCGCTCCCGGAAACAAGCAATAAGAAGGCTCCGATGCTGGAGGAAGAATGGTGA